A DNA window from Xanthomonas campestris pv. campestris str. ATCC 33913 contains the following coding sequences:
- a CDS encoding DUF2846 domain-containing protein, which yields MLRGKFVAVLAAILLASGCASVPMAPASQDAELKTFAPPPAGKAGVYMYRNSFMGQALKKDIYMDGKRLGESANKTYFYNQVDPGEHTVSTESEFSDNDFKFTVQSGMNYFIRQYIKMGVFVGGANVELVSEEEGRKGVLASGLAK from the coding sequence ATGTTGAGGGGAAAATTTGTTGCGGTGTTGGCGGCCATTCTGCTGGCTTCCGGTTGCGCTTCGGTTCCTATGGCGCCTGCATCTCAAGATGCAGAGCTAAAGACTTTCGCACCACCGCCTGCGGGAAAGGCTGGCGTTTACATGTACAGGAATAGTTTTATGGGTCAAGCGCTCAAAAAAGACATCTACATGGATGGCAAGCGGCTTGGGGAAAGCGCTAACAAAACCTACTTCTACAATCAGGTCGACCCTGGCGAGCACACAGTGTCAACGGAGTCCGAGTTTAGCGATAATGATTTCAAGTTCACGGTTCAATCAGGAATGAACTACTTCATCCGCCAATACATCAAAATGGGTGTTTTCGTGGGCGGGGCAAATGTCGAGCTGGTTTCCGAAGAAGAGGGGAGAAAAGGTGTTTTAGCGTCTGGCCTCGCTAAATAG